The Dunckerocampus dactyliophorus isolate RoL2022-P2 chromosome 16, RoL_Ddac_1.1, whole genome shotgun sequence genome includes a window with the following:
- the myo7ab gene encoding unconventional myosin-VIIa isoform X5 gives MVILQQTYTGSILVAVNPYQLLPIYTPDQIRLYTNKKIGEMPPHIFAIADNCYFNMQRNNKDQCCIISGESGAGKTESTKLILQFLAAISGQHSWIEQQVLEATPILEAFGNAKTIRNDNSSRFGKYIDIHFNKRGAIEGAKIEQYLLEKSRVCRQAPDERNYHIFYCMLKGMSPEMKAKLGLGLATDYCYLTMGNCTECDGRDDLTDYSSILSAMKVLMFTETETWEISKLLAAILHMGNLRFEARTYDNLDACVVVRSPDLVTAASLMEVEPKDVMVCLTTRTLITRGESVATPLSVEQGLDVRDAFVKGIYGRLFVWIVDKINAAIYRPPSCNDLNIVRRSIGLLDIFGFENFIVNSFEQLCINFANENLQQFFVRHVFKLEQEEYNLEDISWQHIEFTDNQDALDMIANKPMNIISLIDEESKFPKGTDATMLYKLNSQHKLNSNYIPPKNSYESQFGIQHFAGVVHYETRGFLEKNRDSLHTDIIQLVHSSKNKFIKQIFQADVAMFLCGYQQPSTPTPKGVETRKRSPTLSSQFKRSLEMLMRTLSVCQPFFVRCIKPNELKKPMLFDRELCIRQLRYSGMMETIRIRRAGYPIRYSFAEFVDRYRVLMPGVKPAHIQEDLRGTCQQIVLTRLGIHGDWQIGKTKIFLKDHHDMQLEIERDKAITDKVILIQKAVRGLRERTNFLRLRSAVTVIQKLWRGYRCRKNYKSMRCGFLRLQAVFRSRKHYRNYRVTRLCITLIQARCRGFLIRQTFWRRLRAVSTIQAYTRGMIARRLCQRLRAELQHRQEAERQRLAEEEQLRNQMTARRAKAEAERKHQERLVQLAQQQEEREREEREEARRKKELLEQMEREREQPVDHSDMVDRMFGFLGNPGPLPNQNGQAPAGFEDLVNVPRGEEAEVEVVNDALPLPDEEDEDLSEYKFPKFAATYFQGVSTHTYVRRALKQPLLFHEDEGDQLAALAVWITILRFMGDLPEPKSQLVLNDGSEKIPVMTKIYETLGKRTYKRELQELQQDAETSTIESQKRNSVRHKLVSLTLKRKSKITEEVTRRLTEGDYSLQGNSMLEDRPTSNLEKLHFIIGNGILRPALRDEIYCQICKQLTQNPSKSSHARGWILLSLCVGCFSPSEKFVKYLRTFLNNGPPGYAPYCEERLRRTFVNRTRTQPPSWLELQATKSKKPIMLPVTFMDGTTKTLLADSATTASELCNALADKINLTDRFGFSLYIALFDKVSSLGSGSDHVMDAVSQCEQYAKEQGAQERNAPWRLFFRKEIFTPWHDPADDYVATNLIYQQIVRGVKFGEYRCEREEDLAELASQQYYVDYGMEILHDRLLSLIPSYIPDREITSTKTPEKWAQIIVTAHKKGLHNKRRPNTQKVKEDLVSFARLKWPLLFSRFYEAFKFSGPSLPKNDVIVAVNWTGVYFVDEQEQVLLELSFPEIIAVSSSRGGKLQGQSFTLATIKGDEYTFTSNNAEDIRDLVVAFLEGLRKRSKFVVGLLDCPNPVGAESTFLSFSKGDLIILDEHDGEHVMNSGWAHGINDSTKQRGDFPADCVYVLPTVTRPQYDIVALVTMTPDQRRESVTLSQMSLADNEDKTKAYTLEEFCYDYFRPPLKSTLSRVMISKARGKERLWCCSREPLKQPLLKKVLAHEELSQEACQAFMALMKYMGDYPSKRVRSVNELTDQIFEGALKAEPLKDEIFCQILKQLTDNHIKYSEEKGWELLWLCTGLFPPSNILLPHVQKFLQSKKHYPLAPDCMQRLQKALRNGSRKYPPHLVEVEAIQHKTTQIFHKVYFPDDSDEVFEVESSTKAKDFCHNISGRLLLKSSEGFSLFVKITDKVISVPDGDFFFDFVRHLTDWIKKARHVKDSVVPSLTYQVFFMKKLWTNTMPGKDAMADSIFHYYQELPKYLRGYHKCSKDEVHQLAALIYQVKFEDDKSHFQNMPKILKDLVPQDQSRHLSPDDWKRSIMSVFNKQSGKTKEEAKLSFLKIIYKWPTFGSAFFEVKQTTDPNYPETLLIAINKHGVSLIDPKSKDILTTHPFTKISNWSSGNTYFHITIGNLVRGSKLLCETSLGYKMDDLLTSYISQMLTTMTKQRSSRGSSK, from the exons ATGGTCATTCTGCAGCAG ACGTATACGGGTTCCATCCTGGTGGCCGTTAATCCCTACCAGCTGCTGCCCATCTACACCCCCGACCAGATCCGCCTGTACACCAACAAGAAGATCGGCGAGATGCCGCCGCACATATTCGCCATCGCCGACAACTGTTACTTCAACATGCAGCGCAACAACAAGGACCAATGCTGTATCATCAG CGGCGAATCCGGAGCCGGGAAGACGGAGAGCACCAAGCTGATTCTTCAGTTCCTGGCAGCCATCAGCGGTCAGCACTCCTGGATCGAGCAGCAGGTGCTGGAGGCCACGCCCATCCTGGAAG CCTTCGGCAACGCCAAAACCATCCGCAACGACAACTCCAGCCGATTCGGGAAGTACATCGACATCCACTTCAACAAGCGAGGGGCCATCGAGGGTGCCAAGATAGAACAGTACCTGCTGGAGAAGTCCCGAGTGTGTCGGCAG GCACCAGATGAGAGGAACTACCACATTTTCTACTGCATGCTGAAGGGCATGAGCCCGGAGATGAAGGCCAAGCTGGGCTTAGGTCTGGCGACAGACTACTGCTACCTCACCATG GGTAACTGCACAGAGTGCGACGGTCGCGACGACCTGACCGACTACTCCAGCATCTTGTCAGCCATGAAGGTCCTCATGTTCACTGAGACTGAGACCTGGGAGATCTCCAAGCTGCTGGCGGCCATCTTGCACATGGGCAACCTGAGATTTGAGG CTCGTACATACGACAACCTGGACGCCTGCGTGGTGGTGAGGTCACCTGACCTGGTCACCGCTGCGTCACTCATGGAG GTGGAACCGAAGGACGTGATGGTGTGTTTGACCACTCGAACCCTGATCACACGCGGAGAAAGCGTGGCCACGCCTCTCAGCGTGGAGCAAGGTCTGGATGTCAGGGATGCCTTTGTGAAG GGGATTTACGGCAGATTGTTTGTGTGGATCGTGGACAAGATCAACGCCGCCATATACCGCCCGCCGTCCTGCAATGACCTCAACATCGTGCGTAGGTCCATCGGCTTACTGGACATATTTGGATTCGAGAATTTCATAGTCAACAG TTTCGAGCAGCTGTGCATCAACTTTGCGAACGAGAACCTGCAGCAGTTCTTCGTCCGGCACGTCTTCAAGCTGGAGCAAGAGGAGTACAACCTGGAGGACATCAGCTGGCAGCACATCGAGTTCACCGACAACCAGGATGCGCTGGACATGATTGCCAACAAGCCCATGAACATCATCTCCCTCATCGACGAGGAGAGCAAGTTCCCTAAG GGAACCGACGCAACGATGTTGTACAAGCTCAACTCACAACACAAACTCAACTCCAACTACATTCCCCCAAAGAACAGCTATGAGAGCCAGTTTGGAATCCAACATTTTGCCGGGGTGGTGCACTACGAGACCAGAG GATTCCTGGAGAAAAATCGTGACAGCCTCCACACGGACATCATCCAGCTGGTCCACTCGTCCAAGAACAAGTTCATCAAGCAGATCTTTCAAGCTGACGTGGCCATG TTTCTGTGCGGCTATCAGCAGCCCAGCACGCCTACTCCGAAG GGTGTCGAGACCAGGAAGCGCTCTCCGACTCTGAGCAGCCAGTTCAAGCGCTCCCTCGAGATGCTGATGAGGACGCTCAGTGTGTGTCAGCCCTTCTTTGTCCGCTGCATAAAACCCAACGAGCTCAAAAAACCGATG TTGTTTGACAGAGAGCTGTGCATCCGCCAGCTGCGCTACTCCGGCATGATGGAGACCATCCGAATCAGACGGGCCGGCTACCCCATCCGATACTCCTTTGCCGAGTTTGTGGATCGCTACCGAGTCCTCATGCCCGGTGTCAAACCTGCGCACATACAG GAGGACCTGCGAGGGACTTGCCAGCAGATAGTCCTGACCCGCCTGGGAATACATGGAGACTGGCAGATCGGAAAGACCAAGATTTTCCTTAAG GATCACCACGACATGCAACTGGAGATTGAGCGGGACAAGGCCATCACTGACAAGGTCATCCTCATCCAGAAGGCCGTGCGTGGACTCAGGGAGAG GACCAACTTCCTCCGATTGAGGAGTGCTGTGACTGTCATCCAAAAGCTGTGGCGAGGTTATCGATGCAGGAAGAATTACAAAAGT ATGCGTTGTGGCTTCCTGCGCCTCCAGGCTGTCTTTAGGTCCAGGAAGCACTACAGAAACTATCGCGTCACTCGCCTATGCATCACCCTCATCCAAGCCCGCTGCAGGGGGTTCCTCATCCGCCAGACATTTTGGCGGCGTCTCCGTGCAGTGTCCACGATCCAGGCGTACACCCGAGGAATGATAGCCAGACGCCTCTGCCAGAGACTCAGGGCGGAG CTGCAGCATCGCCAGGAGGCTGAGCGCCAGCGCCTGGCCGAGGAGGAGCAGCTCCGCAACCAGATGACTGCAAGGCGGGCCAAGGCGGAGGCTGAGAGGAAGCACCAGGAGCGCCTGGTCCAGCTGGCCCAGCAGCAGGAGGAGAGGGAGCGGGAGGAGAGAGAGGAAGCCCGCAGGAAGAAGGAGCTGCTGGAGCAgatggagagagagagggagcagCCTGTGGATCACTCGGACATGGTGGACCGCATGTTTGGATTCCTGGGGAACCCTGGACCTTTGCCCAACCAGAATGGGCAAGCCCCGGCTGGCTTTGAA GACTTGGTGAATGTGCCCCGTGGTGAGGAGGCTGAAGTAGAGGTGGTGAATGATGCTCTGCCACTGCCCGACGAGGAAGACGAGGATCTGTCCGAGTATAAGTTTCCCAAGTTCGCCGCCACCTACTTCCAAGGCGTTTCCACCCATACGTACGTCAGACGGGCGTTGAAGCAACCGCTGCTCTTTCACGAGGACGAAGGAGACCAGCTG GCCGCCTTAGCTGTGTGGATCACCATCCTGAGGTTCATGGGGGACCTACCCGAGCCCAAATCCCAGCTGGTCCTCAACGATGGCAGCGAGAAGATCCCCGTCATGACTAAGATCTACGAAACCCTCGGCAAGAGGACCTACAAGAGGGAGCTGCAGGAGCTGCAACAGGATGCAGAG ACCAGCACCATAGAAAGCCAGAAGAGGAACAGTGTCAGACATAAACTTGTGTCTCTTACGCTGAAGAGGAAGTCCAAAATCACTGAGGAG GTAACCAGGCGGCTGACCGAGGGGGACTACAGCCTCCAGGGGAACAGCATGCTTGAGGACCGACCCACCTCCAACTTGGAGAAACTTCACTTCATCATCGGAAACGGCATCCTGAGGCCTGCCCTCAG GGATGAGATCTACTGTCAGATCTGCAAACAGCTCACCCAGAATCCGTCCAAGAGCAGTCACGCCCGTGGATGGATCCTCCTGTCGCTCTGTGTTGGTTGCTTTTCACCTTCGGAAAAATTTGTCAAG TATTTGAGGACATTCCTGAACAATGGCCCGCCTGGTTATGCTCCATATTGTGAGGAAAGGCTGCGGCGGACGTTTGTCAACCGCACACGGACCCAGCCGCCTTCTTGGTTGGAGTTACAG GCCACTAAATCGAAGAAGCCCATCATGCTTCCGGTGACGTTTATGGATGGCACCACCAAGACGCTCCTGGCGGACTCGGCCACCACTGCCAGTGAGCTTTGCAACGCTCTGGCAGACAAAATCAACCTCACCGATCGCTTCGGGTTCTCGTTGTACATTGCTCTCTTTGACAAG GTATCATCGTTGGGCAGCGGCAGTGACCATGTCATGGACGCCGTTTCCCAGTGTGAGCAGTACGCCAAAGAGCAAGGCGCCCAGGAGCGCAACGCCCCTTGGAGGTTGTTCTTTAGGAAGGAGATATTCACGCCGTGGCACGACCCCGCCGACGACTATGTGGCCACCAATCTCATTTATCAGCAGATCGTGCGAGGGGTGAAGTTTGGAGAGTACCGATGTGAGCGG GAAGAGGACCTAGCCGAGCTGGCCTCTCAGCAGTACTACGTGGATTACGGCATGGAGATCCTTCACGATCGCCTCCTTAGCCTCATCCCCTCCTACATCCCCGACAGGGAAATCACCTCCACCAAGACGCCGGAGAAGTGGGCTCAGATCATCGTCACCGCCCACAAGAAG GGTCTGCACAATAAGAGGAGGCCCAACACGCAGAAGGTGAAGGAGGACTTGGTGTCTTTTGCGCGATTAAAGTGGCCTTTGTTGTTCTCGCGCTTCTACGAGGCCTTCAAGTTCTCAG GGCCGAGTCTGCCTAAGAATGACGTCATCGTCGCAGTAAACTGGACGGGCGTTTACTTTGTAGACGAGCAGGAGCAGGTCCTTCTGGAGCTTTCTTTCCCGGAAATCATTGCGGTATCCAGCAGCAG AGGCGGCAAACTCCAAGGCCAGAGTTTCACACTGGCCACCATCAAAGGAGACGAGTACACGTTCACCTCCAACAATGCAGAGGACATCCGGGACTTGGTGGTGGCCTTTCTGGAAGGTCTGCGGAAGCGGTCCAAGTTTGTGGTCGGACTTTTGGACTGTCCCAACCCTG TGGGGGCAGAGTCCACATTCCTGAGTTTTTCCAAGGGGGATCTGATCATTCTGGACGAACACGACGGAGAGCATGTGATGAACTCCGGCTGGGCTCACGGGATCAACGACAGCACCAAGCAGCGAGGCGACTTCCCGGCTGACTGCGTCTATGTTCTTCCCACCGTCACCAGACCTCAGTATGACATTGTG GCTCTAGTGACGATGACTCCAGATCAGAGGAGGGAATCCGTCACACTGTCCCAGATGAGCCTTGCTGACAACGAGGATAAAACGAAGGCCTACACTCTGGAGGAGTTCTGCTACGATTACTTCAG GCCTCCTCTCAAGAGCACTCTGAGCAGAGTGATGATCTCCAAAGCTCGAGGGAAGGAGCGCCTGTGGTGCTGCAGCAGGGAGCCTCTCAAGCAGCCTCTCCTGAAGAAGGTTTTAGCCCATGAGGAGCTTTCCCAGGAGGCTTGCCAGGCGTTCATGG CTCTGATGAAGTACATGGGCGACTACCCGTCCAAGCGGGTGCGCTCAGTCAACGAGCTCACCGATCAGATCTTCGAAGGAGCCCTGAAGGCCGAGCCGCTCAAAGACGAGATCTTCTGTCAGATTCTCAAGCAGCTCACAGACAATCACATCAA GTACAGCGAGGAGAAAGGCTGGGAGCTGCTGTGGTTGTGCACTGGCTTGTTTCCTCCCAGTAACATCCTGCTGCCTCACGTCCAGAAGTTCCTCCAGTCCAAGAAGCACTATCCTCTGGCTCCCGATTGCATGCAGCGGCTGCAGAAAGCCTTAAG AAACGGATCGAGGAAGTACCCTCCTCACCTGGTGGAGGTGGAGGCCATCCAGCACAAAACTACACAGATATTCCACAAAGTTTATTTCCCAGATGACTCGGACGAG GTGTTTGAAGTGGAGTCCAGCACCAAGGCCAAAGATTTCTGCCACAACATTTCTGGACGCCTGTTACTCAAATCGTCGGAGGGTTTCAGTCTTTTTGTCAAGATCACAGACAAG GTGATCAGTGTGCCGGACGGCGACTTCTTCTTCGACTTTGTGCGCCACCTGACTGACTGGATCAAGAAAGCGAGACACGTGAAAGACA GTGTGGTGCCTTCACTGACCTACCAGGTGTTCTTCATGAAGAAGTTGTGGACCAACACCATGCCTGGCAAggatgccatggctgactccatctTCCACTACTACCAA GAGTTGCCAAAGTACCTGCGAGGGTACCACAAGTGTTCCAAAGATGAAGTGCACCAGCTGGCGGCGCTCATCTACCAGGTAAAGTTTGAGGACGACAAGTCCCACTTCCAGAACATGCCCAAGATCCTCAAGGACCTCGTCCCCCAGGACCAGAGTCGACATTTGTCCCCTGACGACTGGAAGAGG TCTATCATGTCGGTGTTCAACAAACAGTCCGGAAAGACCAAAGAAGAAGCCAAACTGTCCTTCCTGAAAATCATCTACAAGTGGCCCACATTTGGATCCGCCTTCTTTGAGGTCAAG CAAACCACAGATCCAAATTACCCAGAAACCCTCTTGATCGCCATCAACAAACATGGAGTCAGTCTCATTGACCCCAAGTCCAAG GACATCCTGACCACGCACCCCTTCACCAAGATCTCCAACTGGAGCAGTGGCAACACCTACTTCCACATCACCATCGGGAACCTGGTGCGAGGCAGCAAGCTGCTGTGCGAAACCTCGCTG GGCTACAAAATGGACGACCTGCTGACGTCGTACATCAGCCAGATGTTGACCACCATGACCAAACAGCGGAGCTCTCGCGGCAGCAGCAAGTGA